In Acyrthosiphon pisum isolate AL4f unplaced genomic scaffold, pea_aphid_22Mar2018_4r6ur Scaffold_5253;HRSCAF=5808, whole genome shotgun sequence, one genomic interval encodes:
- the LOC115035053 gene encoding uncharacterized protein LOC115035053, with protein MDSKNSEYFINQYRSILNVNQDDLKAEMLVAKNCALNLNNDFELDTIKEIAKRNTFPNTYKLFQVALTIPISSATCERYFSCMRRIKNWLRTSMEQDRFSNL; from the exons ATGGATTCAAAAAacagtgaatattttattaatcaatatcgg tcaattttaaatgtcaatCAAGATGATTTAAAGGCAGAGATGCTCGTTGCTAAAAATTgtgcattaaatttaaataatgattttgaattaGACACCATCAAAGAAATTGCGAAGAGGAATACATTTCCAAACACCTACAAGCTGTTTCAAGTAGCTCTAACCATACCGATAAGTTCGGCAACATGCGAGCGATACTTCTCATGTATGAGGCGCATTAAAAATTGGTTGAGAACATCAATGGAGCAAGATCGATTTTCAAATtta